The Populus nigra chromosome 19, ddPopNigr1.1, whole genome shotgun sequence genome includes a window with the following:
- the LOC133679600 gene encoding uncharacterized protein LOC133679600 isoform X1, whose translation MCSFPRKGVSLTSTLKINGLGDLQKQKGEMSQHNSNKNQNSLSQPTQPPSSLSLSLAKPNPNQPNPFFLTTSFFLFYLSLCSVIRSPLPYLLFSVPFSVFSPLPNRTARFPPRHHRLLHLLLSCHLLSLSLFLIYKLHAPLAFFLGLLHKNLTPSLARTRDTAMSSDEDEDEDDLLHQQRIESDEDEEGDVDVEEGDEDDEEFNDADSGAGSDDFDLLELGETRAEFCQFGNLTCSVPFELYDLPGLQDILSVDVWNDVLTEDDKFSLTKYLPDVDQDTFMRTLKELLEGGNFHFGSPINKLFQMLKGGLCEPRVALYRDGLYFFQQRQHYHLLRKHQNSMVSHLCQIRDAWHDCKGYSIGEKLRVLNIMKSHKSLMHENAEGELESGSSDQGEPGDRFWDRRAKDKKSASKFDRTPAYRVGSGLEFSSPVSLEVAKYGKQNPRGILKSAGSKDPSTRDVPGRFPSVYHGLGMTSSPHGSALTLSRQNKLAGYDSGDAPRQRDQMTTEKDDAEYAMYRMGVQRDRNMVLGGDMVKSRVPKAGKKHDFRTTRLAADSFMNLPFSSNNDLHAYGRDNNAGQLSEAKVFTSNILNNRTKSESSKKTKYAENSPQFTVPDQMKYWKGQTLQLPLKGNRVNLSDHAEPICHSKNQGQVFSMDSTFKSNDWNMRSKKCRTGRESPDLNFKAHQALSPQVNDRIALPQVRAKQTREKIRGRVIQNGRPEKGALKANRIYIKGEETESESSEQFDDEDDDGSNPLMKSKSAYPTSIIEGSRSSFLKPSLGAKKASFIKKDVQENELAFDGIAHLSKKVSGFTEPGQMPRYLSKVKQKGKMHETHSSSARALEDSSLTGLGKLDDNDRNRIHRSGKIGHLRVESGERVRRSSSKAYPADRKQKGEVSHDFIVDDEDDLLETQLLSDENALVRLRRKGRNMETYAHGQSDRTEALLLGCNSGMKKRKAKYDVMDMAGRDEDGNRHSNSVEQQIDDSISLKKKGKRKLEADDVIPDWETPEAPVTKTGVVDVELEAKPQKKPYTPITPTVHIGFSFSIIHLLSAVRLAMITPLSEDSLEVGKPTAELNRAHEGDNNGVLSNENADVNKSDPAAQVKMPSLTVQEIVNRVRSNPMDPCILETQEPLQDLIRGVLKIFSSKTAPLGIKGWKALVFYDKSTKTWSWIGPVSHTLTDHDTIVEVTSPEYWGLPHKSCVKLVDSFANWLKSGQETLQQIGSLPEPPLSLMQCNLDEKERFRDLRAQKSLNTISPSSEEVRAYFRREEVLRYSIPDRAFSYTAADGKKSIVAPLRRCGGKPTSKARDHFMLKRDRPPHVTILCLVRDAAARLPGSIGTRADVCTLIRDSQYTVEDVSDAQVNQVVSGALDRLHYERDPCVQFDGERKLWVYLHRDREEEDFEDDGTSSTKKWKRQKKDPADLSDQGTVTVAFHGAGDQSGFDLGSDLNAEPPAADDDKRTDLVCSDVRQSAEDTVDTTHGLQQGSTYQGESMVWEALSLNPLQENKLICQEDSTNEDFDDETFERERPDGILSTSLL comes from the exons ATGTGTTCTTTTCCGAGAAAGGGGGTTTCACTCACCAGCACACTTAAAATCAACGGTCTGGGAGATCTCCAGAAACAGAAGGGAGAGATGAGTCAGCACAATAGCAACAAGAACCAAAACTCACTGAGTCAACCCACTCAGCCaccctcttctctctctctttctctcgccAAACCAAACCCGAATCAACCCAACCCTTTCTTCCTCACTACCTCTTTCTTCCTCTTTTACCTTTCTCTCTGCTCGGTCATTCGTTCACCATTACCATATCTTCTCTTTTCTGTACCCTTTTCCGTCTTTTCACCACTTCCAAATCGGACGGCCCGCTTTCCTCCACGTCACCATCGTCTTCTTCACCTCCTCCTCTCCTGTCATCTTCTCTCCCTGTCTCTTTTCCTTATTTACAAATTACATGCGCCTCTCGCTTTTTTTTTAGGGCTTCTCCATAAGAATCTCACTCCATCTCTCGCGCGAACAAG GGATACTGCCATGTCCAGTGATGAGGACGAGGATGAAGATGACCTTCTTCATCAGCAGCGGATTGAGTCTGATGAGGATGAAGAGGGTGACGTTGATGTTGAAGAGGGTGACGAAGACGACGAAGAATTCAACGATGCTGATTCTGGGGCAGGATCTGATGATTTTGACTTGCTAGAATTAGGGGAAACCAGGGCTGAGTTTTGCCAATTCGGGAATTTAACTTGCAGTGTTCCCTTTGAATTGTATGACCTTCCTGGATTGCAGGACATATTGTCTGTTGATGTGTGGAATGATGTTTTAACCGAAGATGATAAATTTAGCCTCACTAAGTATTTACCTGACGTTGATCAGGACACCTTTATGCGAACCCTCAAAGAGCTTCTTGAGGGTGGGAATTTCCATTTTGGTAGTCCCATCAACAAATTGTTTCAGATGCTCAAGGGGGGGTTGTGTGAACCGAGGGTTGCCCTTTACAGAGATGGTTTGTATTTCTTTCAGCAAAGGCAGCATTACCATCTTTTGAGGAAGCATCAGAATAGTATGGTTAGTCATTTGTGCCAGATAAGAGATGCTTGGCATGATTGTAAAGGGTATAGCATTGGTGAGAAGCTTAGAGTTTTGAATATCATGAAGAGTCATAAGAGTTTGATGCATGAGAATGCGGAGGGAGAATTGGAGAGTGGCTCATCGGACCAAGGGGAACCAGGTGATAGGTTTTGGGACAGAAGGGCAAAGGATAAGAAGAGTGCATCCAAATTTGATCGTACTCCAGCATATCGCGTTGGTTCTGGTTTGGAATTTTCTTCACCAGTCAGTTTGGAAGTGGCAAAGTATGGAAAGCAGAATCCCAGGGGTATTTTGAAGTCAGCTGGGTCAAAAGATCCTTCAACTAGAGATGTGCCGGGTCGATTTCCTTCTGTTTATCATGGTTTGGGGATGACTTCAAGTCCGCATGGATCAGCATTGACACTTTCTAGGCAGAATAAGCTTGCTGGGTATGACTCAGGAGATGCACCCAGGCAAAGGGATCAAATGACAACTGAAAAGGATGATGCTGAATATGCAATGTACAGAATGGGTGTCCAACGAGATCGAAATATGGTACTTGGTGGTGATATGGTGAAGTCCAGGGTTCCAAAAGCAGGAAAGAAGCATGATTTCAGAACTACCAGATTAGCTGCTGACAGTTTCATGAATTTGCCATTCTCTTCAAACAATGACTTGCATGCCTATGGTAGGGACAATAATGCAGGTCAGCTGTCAGAAGCTAAAGTGTTCACATCAAATATTCTCAATAATCGGACCAAGTCCGAGTCTTCCAAAAAGACCAAGTATGCTGAAAATTCTCCGCAATTCACAGTTCCTGATCAGATGAAATATTGGAAAGGCCAAACTCTGCAGCTACCACTGAAAGGTAATCGAGTTAACTTATCAGATCATGCTGAACCAATTTGCCATAGCAAGAATCAAGGACAGGTTTTCTCTATGGATTCTACATTTAAATCTAATGATTGGAATATGAGAAGTAAGAAATGTAGGACGGGGAGAGAGTCCCCGGATCTTAATTTCAAAGCTCATCAAGCATTGTCGCCGCAGGTGAATGATAGAATTGCGCTGCCTCAGGTGAGAGCAAAACAAACACGGGAGAAGATCAGAGGGCGTGTTATTCAGAATGGAAGACCAGAAAAGGGAGCATTGAAAGCTAACAGAATTTatataaaaggtgaagaaacaGAATCAGAGTCATCTGAACaatttgatgatgaggatgatgatggtAGCAATCCTTTGATGAAAAGCAAGTCAGCTTACCCCACCAGTATCATAGAAGGTTCTCGGTCGTCCTTTTTGAAGCCTAGCTTAGGTGCTAAAAAGGCCTCCTTTATTAAGAAAGATGTGCAGGAGAATGAACTGGCTTTCGATGGAATTGCACACCTTTCCAAAAAGGTGAGTGGCTTTACTGAGCCTGGGCAAATGCCAAGATACTTGTCAAAAGTTAAACAAAAGGGTAAGATGCATGAGACACATAGCTCCAGTGCTAGAGCTTTGGAAGACAGCTCTCTCACTGGCCTGGGTAAACTAGATGATAATGACAGAAACAGAATTCACAGATCTGGCAAGATTGGTCATTTACGGGTGGAATCTGGTGAAAGGGTACGCAGGTCCTCATCGAAAGCCTACCCTGCTGACCGAAAGCAGAAAGGGGAAGTCAGCCATGATTTCATTGTTGATGACGAGGATGATTTACTTGAAACACAGTTACTGTCAGATGAAAATGCACTGGTTAGATTGCGAAGGAAAGGACGGAACATGGAAACATATGCTCATGGTCAAAGTGACCGAACTGAGGCTTTGTTGCTTGGGTGCAACTCAGGGATGAAGAAACGGAAAGCAAAGTACGATGTGATGGACATGGCTGGCAGAGACGAAGATGGTAATAGGCATTCTAACAGTGTTGAGCAGCAAATTGACGACTCCATTTCAttgaagaaaaaagggaaaaggaaactGGAAGCTGACGATGTTATTCCAGACTGGGAAACTCCTGAGGCACCTGTTACAAAAACAGGAGTGGTGGATGTGGAGCTGGAAGCGAAACCTCAGAAAAAGCCATATACACCGATTACACCAACAGTACATATTGGCTTCTCATTTTCCATTATACATCTCCTTTCAGCAGTTCGTTTGGCAATGATCACTCCTCTTTCAGAAGATTCCTTAGAGGTTGGCAAACCCACAGCAGAGCTGAACAGAGCACATGAGGGTGACAACAATGGAGTTCTTTCTAATGAGAATGCAGATGTTAATAAATCAGACCCTGCCGCGCAAGTGAAAATGCCTTCTCTTACTGTACAGGAGATTGTTAACCGTGTGAGATCAAACCCTATGGATCCCTGCATTCTTGAGACGCAGGAGCCCCTCCAGGATTTGATCAGAGGAGTTCTCAAgatattttcatcaaaaacaGCACCTCTAGGAATAAAGGGCTGGAAAGCACTTGTTTTTTATGACAAATCTACAAAAACTTGGTCCTGGATTGGTCCAGTTTCTCACACTTTGACAGATCATGACACTATTGTTGAAGTGACGTCTCCTGAATATTGGGGCCTTCCTCACAAAAGTTGTGTCAAGTTGGTCGACTCTTTTGCAAATTGGCTGAAAAGCGGGCAAGAGACTCTTCAACAAATTGGAAGTCTTCCTGAACCGCCTCTGTCATTGATGCAATGTAACCTGGATGAGAAAGAGAGGTTCAGGGACTTGAGAGCTCAGAAAAGTCTCAATACTATCAGCCCGAGTTCTGAAGAAGTGAGAGCTTATTTTCGTAGGGAAGAAGTCCTGAGGTATTCGATACCTGACAGGGCCTTCTCATACACTGCTGCTGATGGTAAAAAATCTATTGTTGCTCCCTTGAGGAGGTGTGGTGGTAAGCCAACTTCAAAAGCTCGAGACCATTTCATGCTGAAGCGTGATCGACCACCTCATGTTACAATTCTTTGTCTTGTGAGAGATGCAGCTGCGAGATTGCCAGGAAGTATTGGCACTAGAGCAGATGTTTGTACTTTGATACGAGACTCTCAGTATACTGTTGAAGATGTGTCTGATGCACAAGTGAATCAAGTTGTCAGTGGAGCCCTGGATCGTTTGCATTATGAGCGTGATCCTTGTGTGCAATTTGATGGAGAAAGGAAATTGTGGGTTTACCTGCACAGAGAtcgagaagaagaagattttgaaGATGACGGTACTTCATCTACTAAGAAATGGAAGAGACAGAAAAAAGACCCTGCTGATCTATCCGATCAAGGAACAGTTACCGTTGCTTTTCATGGGGCAGGGGATCAATCTGGATTTGATTTGGGCTCTGACCTCAACGCTGAGCCACCAGCTGCTGATGATGATAAAAGAACAGATCTTGTTTGTAGTGATGTGAGACAGAGTGCGGAAGATACTGTTGACACCACTCATGGGCTCCAGCAAGGCAGCACATATCAGGGTGAATCAATGGTTTGGGAGGCCCTGAGCTTAAATCCATTGCAAGAGAACAAATTGATATGTCAAGAAGATTCCACAAATGAAGATTTTGATGATGAAACATTTGAGAGAGAAAGGCCAGATGGAATCTTAAGTACAAGCttattatga
- the LOC133679600 gene encoding uncharacterized protein LOC133679600 isoform X2: MAIEKNNFKVSNKFDADLSPDSRDTAMSSDEDEDEDDLLHQQRIESDEDEEGDVDVEEGDEDDEEFNDADSGAGSDDFDLLELGETRAEFCQFGNLTCSVPFELYDLPGLQDILSVDVWNDVLTEDDKFSLTKYLPDVDQDTFMRTLKELLEGGNFHFGSPINKLFQMLKGGLCEPRVALYRDGLYFFQQRQHYHLLRKHQNSMVSHLCQIRDAWHDCKGYSIGEKLRVLNIMKSHKSLMHENAEGELESGSSDQGEPGDRFWDRRAKDKKSASKFDRTPAYRVGSGLEFSSPVSLEVAKYGKQNPRGILKSAGSKDPSTRDVPGRFPSVYHGLGMTSSPHGSALTLSRQNKLAGYDSGDAPRQRDQMTTEKDDAEYAMYRMGVQRDRNMVLGGDMVKSRVPKAGKKHDFRTTRLAADSFMNLPFSSNNDLHAYGRDNNAGQLSEAKVFTSNILNNRTKSESSKKTKYAENSPQFTVPDQMKYWKGQTLQLPLKGNRVNLSDHAEPICHSKNQGQVFSMDSTFKSNDWNMRSKKCRTGRESPDLNFKAHQALSPQVNDRIALPQVRAKQTREKIRGRVIQNGRPEKGALKANRIYIKGEETESESSEQFDDEDDDGSNPLMKSKSAYPTSIIEGSRSSFLKPSLGAKKASFIKKDVQENELAFDGIAHLSKKVSGFTEPGQMPRYLSKVKQKGKMHETHSSSARALEDSSLTGLGKLDDNDRNRIHRSGKIGHLRVESGERVRRSSSKAYPADRKQKGEVSHDFIVDDEDDLLETQLLSDENALVRLRRKGRNMETYAHGQSDRTEALLLGCNSGMKKRKAKYDVMDMAGRDEDGNRHSNSVEQQIDDSISLKKKGKRKLEADDVIPDWETPEAPVTKTGVVDVELEAKPQKKPYTPITPTVHIGFSFSIIHLLSAVRLAMITPLSEDSLEVGKPTAELNRAHEGDNNGVLSNENADVNKSDPAAQVKMPSLTVQEIVNRVRSNPMDPCILETQEPLQDLIRGVLKIFSSKTAPLGIKGWKALVFYDKSTKTWSWIGPVSHTLTDHDTIVEVTSPEYWGLPHKSCVKLVDSFANWLKSGQETLQQIGSLPEPPLSLMQCNLDEKERFRDLRAQKSLNTISPSSEEVRAYFRREEVLRYSIPDRAFSYTAADGKKSIVAPLRRCGGKPTSKARDHFMLKRDRPPHVTILCLVRDAAARLPGSIGTRADVCTLIRDSQYTVEDVSDAQVNQVVSGALDRLHYERDPCVQFDGERKLWVYLHRDREEEDFEDDGTSSTKKWKRQKKDPADLSDQGTVTVAFHGAGDQSGFDLGSDLNAEPPAADDDKRTDLVCSDVRQSAEDTVDTTHGLQQGSTYQGESMVWEALSLNPLQENKLICQEDSTNEDFDDETFERERPDGILSTSLL; this comes from the coding sequence ATGGCGATTGAGAAGAACAATTTCAAGGTATCTAATAAGTTTGATGCGGATCTTTCTCCTGATAGTAGGGATACTGCCATGTCCAGTGATGAGGACGAGGATGAAGATGACCTTCTTCATCAGCAGCGGATTGAGTCTGATGAGGATGAAGAGGGTGACGTTGATGTTGAAGAGGGTGACGAAGACGACGAAGAATTCAACGATGCTGATTCTGGGGCAGGATCTGATGATTTTGACTTGCTAGAATTAGGGGAAACCAGGGCTGAGTTTTGCCAATTCGGGAATTTAACTTGCAGTGTTCCCTTTGAATTGTATGACCTTCCTGGATTGCAGGACATATTGTCTGTTGATGTGTGGAATGATGTTTTAACCGAAGATGATAAATTTAGCCTCACTAAGTATTTACCTGACGTTGATCAGGACACCTTTATGCGAACCCTCAAAGAGCTTCTTGAGGGTGGGAATTTCCATTTTGGTAGTCCCATCAACAAATTGTTTCAGATGCTCAAGGGGGGGTTGTGTGAACCGAGGGTTGCCCTTTACAGAGATGGTTTGTATTTCTTTCAGCAAAGGCAGCATTACCATCTTTTGAGGAAGCATCAGAATAGTATGGTTAGTCATTTGTGCCAGATAAGAGATGCTTGGCATGATTGTAAAGGGTATAGCATTGGTGAGAAGCTTAGAGTTTTGAATATCATGAAGAGTCATAAGAGTTTGATGCATGAGAATGCGGAGGGAGAATTGGAGAGTGGCTCATCGGACCAAGGGGAACCAGGTGATAGGTTTTGGGACAGAAGGGCAAAGGATAAGAAGAGTGCATCCAAATTTGATCGTACTCCAGCATATCGCGTTGGTTCTGGTTTGGAATTTTCTTCACCAGTCAGTTTGGAAGTGGCAAAGTATGGAAAGCAGAATCCCAGGGGTATTTTGAAGTCAGCTGGGTCAAAAGATCCTTCAACTAGAGATGTGCCGGGTCGATTTCCTTCTGTTTATCATGGTTTGGGGATGACTTCAAGTCCGCATGGATCAGCATTGACACTTTCTAGGCAGAATAAGCTTGCTGGGTATGACTCAGGAGATGCACCCAGGCAAAGGGATCAAATGACAACTGAAAAGGATGATGCTGAATATGCAATGTACAGAATGGGTGTCCAACGAGATCGAAATATGGTACTTGGTGGTGATATGGTGAAGTCCAGGGTTCCAAAAGCAGGAAAGAAGCATGATTTCAGAACTACCAGATTAGCTGCTGACAGTTTCATGAATTTGCCATTCTCTTCAAACAATGACTTGCATGCCTATGGTAGGGACAATAATGCAGGTCAGCTGTCAGAAGCTAAAGTGTTCACATCAAATATTCTCAATAATCGGACCAAGTCCGAGTCTTCCAAAAAGACCAAGTATGCTGAAAATTCTCCGCAATTCACAGTTCCTGATCAGATGAAATATTGGAAAGGCCAAACTCTGCAGCTACCACTGAAAGGTAATCGAGTTAACTTATCAGATCATGCTGAACCAATTTGCCATAGCAAGAATCAAGGACAGGTTTTCTCTATGGATTCTACATTTAAATCTAATGATTGGAATATGAGAAGTAAGAAATGTAGGACGGGGAGAGAGTCCCCGGATCTTAATTTCAAAGCTCATCAAGCATTGTCGCCGCAGGTGAATGATAGAATTGCGCTGCCTCAGGTGAGAGCAAAACAAACACGGGAGAAGATCAGAGGGCGTGTTATTCAGAATGGAAGACCAGAAAAGGGAGCATTGAAAGCTAACAGAATTTatataaaaggtgaagaaacaGAATCAGAGTCATCTGAACaatttgatgatgaggatgatgatggtAGCAATCCTTTGATGAAAAGCAAGTCAGCTTACCCCACCAGTATCATAGAAGGTTCTCGGTCGTCCTTTTTGAAGCCTAGCTTAGGTGCTAAAAAGGCCTCCTTTATTAAGAAAGATGTGCAGGAGAATGAACTGGCTTTCGATGGAATTGCACACCTTTCCAAAAAGGTGAGTGGCTTTACTGAGCCTGGGCAAATGCCAAGATACTTGTCAAAAGTTAAACAAAAGGGTAAGATGCATGAGACACATAGCTCCAGTGCTAGAGCTTTGGAAGACAGCTCTCTCACTGGCCTGGGTAAACTAGATGATAATGACAGAAACAGAATTCACAGATCTGGCAAGATTGGTCATTTACGGGTGGAATCTGGTGAAAGGGTACGCAGGTCCTCATCGAAAGCCTACCCTGCTGACCGAAAGCAGAAAGGGGAAGTCAGCCATGATTTCATTGTTGATGACGAGGATGATTTACTTGAAACACAGTTACTGTCAGATGAAAATGCACTGGTTAGATTGCGAAGGAAAGGACGGAACATGGAAACATATGCTCATGGTCAAAGTGACCGAACTGAGGCTTTGTTGCTTGGGTGCAACTCAGGGATGAAGAAACGGAAAGCAAAGTACGATGTGATGGACATGGCTGGCAGAGACGAAGATGGTAATAGGCATTCTAACAGTGTTGAGCAGCAAATTGACGACTCCATTTCAttgaagaaaaaagggaaaaggaaactGGAAGCTGACGATGTTATTCCAGACTGGGAAACTCCTGAGGCACCTGTTACAAAAACAGGAGTGGTGGATGTGGAGCTGGAAGCGAAACCTCAGAAAAAGCCATATACACCGATTACACCAACAGTACATATTGGCTTCTCATTTTCCATTATACATCTCCTTTCAGCAGTTCGTTTGGCAATGATCACTCCTCTTTCAGAAGATTCCTTAGAGGTTGGCAAACCCACAGCAGAGCTGAACAGAGCACATGAGGGTGACAACAATGGAGTTCTTTCTAATGAGAATGCAGATGTTAATAAATCAGACCCTGCCGCGCAAGTGAAAATGCCTTCTCTTACTGTACAGGAGATTGTTAACCGTGTGAGATCAAACCCTATGGATCCCTGCATTCTTGAGACGCAGGAGCCCCTCCAGGATTTGATCAGAGGAGTTCTCAAgatattttcatcaaaaacaGCACCTCTAGGAATAAAGGGCTGGAAAGCACTTGTTTTTTATGACAAATCTACAAAAACTTGGTCCTGGATTGGTCCAGTTTCTCACACTTTGACAGATCATGACACTATTGTTGAAGTGACGTCTCCTGAATATTGGGGCCTTCCTCACAAAAGTTGTGTCAAGTTGGTCGACTCTTTTGCAAATTGGCTGAAAAGCGGGCAAGAGACTCTTCAACAAATTGGAAGTCTTCCTGAACCGCCTCTGTCATTGATGCAATGTAACCTGGATGAGAAAGAGAGGTTCAGGGACTTGAGAGCTCAGAAAAGTCTCAATACTATCAGCCCGAGTTCTGAAGAAGTGAGAGCTTATTTTCGTAGGGAAGAAGTCCTGAGGTATTCGATACCTGACAGGGCCTTCTCATACACTGCTGCTGATGGTAAAAAATCTATTGTTGCTCCCTTGAGGAGGTGTGGTGGTAAGCCAACTTCAAAAGCTCGAGACCATTTCATGCTGAAGCGTGATCGACCACCTCATGTTACAATTCTTTGTCTTGTGAGAGATGCAGCTGCGAGATTGCCAGGAAGTATTGGCACTAGAGCAGATGTTTGTACTTTGATACGAGACTCTCAGTATACTGTTGAAGATGTGTCTGATGCACAAGTGAATCAAGTTGTCAGTGGAGCCCTGGATCGTTTGCATTATGAGCGTGATCCTTGTGTGCAATTTGATGGAGAAAGGAAATTGTGGGTTTACCTGCACAGAGAtcgagaagaagaagattttgaaGATGACGGTACTTCATCTACTAAGAAATGGAAGAGACAGAAAAAAGACCCTGCTGATCTATCCGATCAAGGAACAGTTACCGTTGCTTTTCATGGGGCAGGGGATCAATCTGGATTTGATTTGGGCTCTGACCTCAACGCTGAGCCACCAGCTGCTGATGATGATAAAAGAACAGATCTTGTTTGTAGTGATGTGAGACAGAGTGCGGAAGATACTGTTGACACCACTCATGGGCTCCAGCAAGGCAGCACATATCAGGGTGAATCAATGGTTTGGGAGGCCCTGAGCTTAAATCCATTGCAAGAGAACAAATTGATATGTCAAGAAGATTCCACAAATGAAGATTTTGATGATGAAACATTTGAGAGAGAAAGGCCAGATGGAATCTTAAGTACAAGCttattatga